One Acropora palmata chromosome 2, jaAcrPala1.3, whole genome shotgun sequence genomic window carries:
- the LOC141865976 gene encoding uncharacterized protein LOC141865976, translating into MVDYFLSLNVASSKNLADRARNFFHKHGISTWMCTDIEGGDTYRDQILGNVRDAKVFLIFLNEKWAQSQECTFEYNYAMRKRLVKEKPVIMPLVTESFDLEKYAHVDALMANCQGLFFSNCATEEDAFKKIVESLQNVVPYQAEAPAPKPAPKVARLSDSESKELEIVTRSLDSNGPQILPSGKWQGFFVDHRVLRGHSAGSKWLIDVNITFFDLNTFTGTGIDDIGPFTFTNGFVNGTSVQFVKDYGTHRVLYEGQVMGVQMVGRWKLEPNPDISGEWAMWPIS; encoded by the exons acACGGCATCTCTACTTGGATGTGCACAGATATTGAAGGAGGTGATACTTATCGAGATCAGATTCTTGGTAATGTCCGCGACGCCAAAGTATTCTTGATTTTCCTGAATGAGAAATGGGCCCAGTCACAGGAATGCACCTTCGAGTATAATTATGCAATG CGCAAGAGACTGGTGAAGGAAAAGCCAGTAATTATGCCGCTTGTTACAGAATCATTTGATCTTGAAAAGTACGCTCATGTCGATGCTTTGATGGCCAACTGCCAAGGACTGTTCTTCAGCAAT TGTGCAACCGAAGAAGACGCTTTCAAAAAAATAGTGGAAAGTCTACAAAACGTAGTTCCGTATCAAGCTGAAGCGCCGGCCCCCAAACCAGCACCAAAAGTAGCCAGGCTTTCAGACAGTGAGTCCAAAGAGCTGGAAATTGTTACTAGATCACTGGACTCAAACGGGCCTCAAATACTACCATCAG GGAAATGGCAAGGTTTCTTCGTAGACCACCGTGTACTTCGAGGACACTCCGCTGGAAGTAAATGGCTTATTGACGTCAACATCACATTCTTCGATCTGAACACATTTACTGGAACAGGAATAGACGACATCGGACCTTTTACATTTACGAATGGTTTCGTCAACG GCACTTCAGTTCAATTTGTTAAGGATTATGGGACACACCGCGTGTTATATGAAGGTCAGGTGATGGGAGTGCAGATGGTTGGACGCTGGAAACTGGAGCCGAACCCTGACATTAGTGGAGAATGGGCCATGTGGCCAATCAGCTAA